Part of the Roseomonas sp. OT10 genome, CTCCGTGACCTCCCTCGCCCGGCTGCGCGACAGCGTCAGCACGCAGGAACTCGACCGCGCCGCCGCCGCCCTGGCCGGGGCGCGCACCATCTACCTGCTGGGACAGCGGCGCGCCTTCCCGATCGCCAGCTACCTTGCCTATGCCTGCGCCAAGCTGGGCCTGCGGGCGGTGCTGCTGGATAATGTCGGCGGGCTGCTGACGGAACAGGCGGGGTTGCCGGAACCGGGGGACGCGCTGCTGGCGATCAGCTTCACCCCCTATACCCCCTCGACCGTCGAGATGGCCGCCGCCGCCGCCCGGCGCGGCGTGGCCGTCGTCGCCATCACCGATTCCGACTTCAGCCCGCTGGTACCCATGGCCAAGGCCTGGCTGGAGGTGGTGGAAGCCGACAGCGGCGCCTTCCGCTCCCTGGCCGCCAGCTTCGCCGTGGCGCTGACCCTGGCGGTGCTGACCGCGGAGCGGCGGCAGGAGAGCGCCCCTGCGGGCGACGCGGCACCGACCGCAGGGGCTCGCCCACCCCTTGAGCGGCCCCGGCACGCGGCGGCCCCGCCCGCGATGCCGGCCGACGTGGCGGAAGACCCGGCAGGCCGGTCTCATACGGACGGCGGAATACGTTGATCCGTGCCGAACTGGCGCCCCTGTCCCGGGGGCGAGGCTCCGCCTCGCCCCCGTACCCCCACTCCGCCAGGACCCTGCGGGCCCTGGACCCGATCAGCGCTGCCGCGGGACAGCTTGCGACGGGGTCGAGGCGCCGAGGAGCCATGCTCCTCGGCGGGTACGGCCACCGCCCTCGCGGACGCCTTCTGAGCTTTTTCGGAGTCCCGCCTGCCCGTGCTCCGTCAGGGTTCAGCCCAGAGGCTGATGTCTACCGTGAAGAGCCAACTCCCAGCGGGGACCGGGGCCCGCCTGTGGCCCCCGAGGGGGAGGGTATGGGACGGGGATCGACGCACGGCGTCGATACCGCAGGCCGGCGTCCCCTCCCGGTCCGACGCTGCAACATCACAGCATGACGCGTCAGGTCATTCCGCCGTCGGGATCAAAGGCCCGTGAACAGTTCGGTGGACAGGTAGCGCTCCGCGAAGGAGGCGGCGATGCCCACCACCAGCCGGCCCTGCATCGCGGGGTCCCGGGCCACGTCCATGGCCGCATGCAGCACCGCGCCGGAGGAGATGCCGACCGGCAGCCCCTCCACCCGGGCACAGCGGCGGGCGGCGGCAAAGGCCTGACTCTCGCTCACGCGCATCACCCCGTCCAGCGCCTCCAGCTCCAGCACCGCCGGGCGGAAGCCGGCGCCGATCCCCTGCAGCGCATGCGGCCCGGGCTCGTCGCCAGACAGCACGGCGGATTCCGCCGGCTCAACGCCGATCACCCGCAGCCCGGCGCGACGTGGCTTCAGGGCGCGGGCGATGCCCGTCAGCGTGCCGCCGGTGCCGATCCCGCCCAGCACGGCATCCACTTCGCCCCCGGTATCGGCCCAGATCTCCTCGGCCGTGGTCGCGGCGTGGATGGCGGGGTTGGCCGGGTTGTCGAACTGGCGTGGCATCCAGGCCCCGGGCGTCTCTGCCAGGATCGCCTCCGCCCGGGCGATCGCCCCGGCCATGCCCTTGCGGGCCGGGGTCAGCTCCACCTCTCCGCCCAGGAGGCGGATCATGCGGCGCCGCTCGATGCTGGCGCCATCGGGCATCACCACGATCAGCCGATAGCCCTTGGCAGCCGCCACGAAGGCCAGGGCGATCCCGGTATTGCCCGAGGTCGGCTCGACCAGCACGGACCGTCCCGGCTCGATCAACCCCTCCCGCTCCGCCGTCTCGACCATCGCCAGGCCGATACGGTCCTTCACCGAGCCGAGCGGGTTGGCATATTCCAGCTTCAGGGCAAGCCGCGCAGCCAGTCCCTCCTGCGCCTCCAGCCGCGGCAGGCGGACGAGCGGCGTGCCGCCCACCACCTCCAGCACGCTGCCGAACATCCGGCCGCGCGGCGGGGCCGCGGCGTGGTCCGAAGAACGGGCGGCTGGCGTGTTTCCGTCGGGCATGACGCATGCCTACCACAACGGCACGCCGTGGTTCAGTCCCCCTGGACCTGGATCACCCGCGCGGCGTTGCAGAGTTCCGTGTTGCGACCGGCGGCGGGCCGGGTCTGCGGAACGGCATCGCCGCGGCCCGGAACGGAGGGGGGTGCCATGCCCGGACCTCCGCAAACCTATGACAGGAACCCCGCTACTCAGCTTCCGGTCGATGGTTGTTGAGGAAAGGGGCCTCCCCCGGACGGCCGGGCGGAGGCCGGCCAATCCCTTGCCTCAACCCTGTCGTGCGAAGCGACGCATCAAGGCCGGCACCACGGTTCCACCACGGCGCAACTGCTTCACCGCAGCCATGGCAACCAATGCGCCGCCCGCGACGGTCCAGAGCGTGCTGGTCTTGGGCAACAGCGGCTCCGGCGCGATGGCGGCGGGAGTGGCGCTGACCGCGCCCCGGCTGGTGCCGGGGGCCTGGGCCTTGGCGGGGATGGGAGCATCCTGGCGGCTGCCCTCCAGCCCGGCATAGGCCCGGGTGAACTCGGCGCCCATCAGGAAGATTTGCGCCGAGTAGTAGACCCAGACCAACAGGACCATCAGCGCGCTGGCCGCGCCGAAGGAGGTCGTGACCGCCCCGCTGCCCAGGTACCAGCCGATCAGCGACTTGCCGATGACGAAGAGTACTGCCGTCACCAGCGCACCGACCAGCACGTCCCGCCAGGCCATGCGACGGTCCGGCAGCACCTTGTAGATGGCCGCGAAGAGCAGCGTGATCATCAGCAGCGAGACGGCGAAGTTCAGAACGGAAAGCAGCAGTTCAGTCCCCGGCAGCAGCCCGCCCAGCCAGTCCGCCACGGCGGAGATGGCCGTCGAGGCGATCAGCGAGACCAGGAGGATGAAGCCCGTCGCCGCGACCAGCCCGATGCTGGCGGCACGGGCGCGCACGAGCCGGGAGACGGTGCCCTCGGTGTCCGTGGTCTTCGCCTCGGCCTTCCAGACGGCGTTGAGCGAGGCCTGCAGCTCGCCGAAGGTTCCGCTGGCGGTGAACAGCAGCGTCACGATGCTGATGATCGTCGCGATGGCGCCCCGCCCCGTGTCGCTTGCCCCCTTGACCATCGTCTGCACGGTCTCGGCGGCCTGGGCGCCGATCAGGGACCGCAGCTGGTCGTCCAGCGCGCCGTGCACGGCCTCGTCGCCGAAGAAGAAGCCGGCGATGGCCGTGGCGATGACCAGGAGCGGGGCGATGGAGAAGACGGTGTAGTAGGCAATGGCGGCGCCGCGACTCATGCATTCGTCCGCGACGAAGCCCTCGACCGTGTCCTTGATGAGCGCCCAGATCCTGCCGAACATCCCAGCCAGCCCCCGCCACGGGGCCGATGCCCCGTTCCGGCGCTTGAACGACCGGTCGCGGCGCCGGGTTGCGGCGCCGTCGCGATCCGCACGCCGGTCGTAAACCGGGGCTGACCGCGACGCGGGCGCAGGCTAAGGCATGGCCATGCCGCCCCCCCTGTCCCGGCTATGCCCGTCCTGGCCATGAGCGCGATCCGTTCCGTCTACCAGGCGCATGCCGGCTTCGAGGCGGAGGTGGCGGAGACGCTGCGCCGTGCCGGGGCACGGGTCGCCGCCTGGCACGGGCCGCTGGCCCTGTCGCCCGACCCGCCGGTGGCCTGCCCCTGGGCGCTGGATGTGTGGACCGACCCGAGGGACCTGCCGGTGACGGCGATCAAGCCGGCCGCCGCCGCACTGCGGGCGATGCAGCGCAACTGGTCGCTGGTCTCGGTGGACCATCACCGCCGCGCCGCGCTGATCCAGGAGGCGCTGCCGCCGATCAAGGCGCGCGAGGTGGTCTTCCCCTCGCCCGTCCCCACTGCGCCGCTGGGCGCCTGGACCCTGCTGGCGCCGGACCGGATGCTGGCCAGCCCCACCAAGACCAGCCCCTGGCCCGGCGGCGCGCCCGTGCTGGCCGAGGACCGGGAGGGGCCGCCGAGCCGCGCCTACCTCAAGCTCCAGGAGGCCTTCCTGCACGCGCGGCGATGGCCGCTGCCG contains:
- a CDS encoding SAM-dependent methyltransferase, whose amino-acid sequence is MSAIRSVYQAHAGFEAEVAETLRRAGARVAAWHGPLALSPDPPVACPWALDVWTDPRDLPVTAIKPAAAALRAMQRNWSLVSVDHHRRAALIQEALPPIKAREVVFPSPVPTAPLGAWTLLAPDRMLASPTKTSPWPGGAPVLAEDREGPPSRAYLKLQEAFLHARRWPLPGERCLDLGAAPGGWTWAVARLGARVTAVDKAPLDPRVAAMPGVSVRLESAFGLDPKGQPPVDWLLSDIISYPVRLLGLVRRWIEAGAARNILCTIKFQGGTDHDVAAEFAAIPGAVLSHGVNNKHELMFTRLDPGG
- the cysK gene encoding cysteine synthase A, translating into MPDGNTPAARSSDHAAAPPRGRMFGSVLEVVGGTPLVRLPRLEAQEGLAARLALKLEYANPLGSVKDRIGLAMVETAEREGLIEPGRSVLVEPTSGNTGIALAFVAAAKGYRLIVVMPDGASIERRRMIRLLGGEVELTPARKGMAGAIARAEAILAETPGAWMPRQFDNPANPAIHAATTAEEIWADTGGEVDAVLGGIGTGGTLTGIARALKPRRAGLRVIGVEPAESAVLSGDEPGPHALQGIGAGFRPAVLELEALDGVMRVSESQAFAAARRCARVEGLPVGISSGAVLHAAMDVARDPAMQGRLVVGIAASFAERYLSTELFTGL
- a CDS encoding MurR/RpiR family transcriptional regulator, with the protein product MRSETEHAEFRALRERLVERHAGLPRRLQQVARYVLEHPDDMALGTVAEVARGAGVQPSTLVRFAQALGYSGFSGLQQVFRTRLRERWPEYRERLDSLRAAAQAEGGAATLLAGFVDASVTSLARLRDSVSTQELDRAAAALAGARTIYLLGQRRAFPIASYLAYACAKLGLRAVLLDNVGGLLTEQAGLPEPGDALLAISFTPYTPSTVEMAAAAARRGVAVVAITDSDFSPLVPMAKAWLEVVEADSGAFRSLAASFAVALTLAVLTAERRQESAPAGDAAPTAGARPPLERPRHAAAPPAMPADVAEDPAGRSHTDGGIR
- a CDS encoding YihY/virulence factor BrkB family protein → MFGRIWALIKDTVEGFVADECMSRGAAIAYYTVFSIAPLLVIATAIAGFFFGDEAVHGALDDQLRSLIGAQAAETVQTMVKGASDTGRGAIATIISIVTLLFTASGTFGELQASLNAVWKAEAKTTDTEGTVSRLVRARAASIGLVAATGFILLVSLIASTAISAVADWLGGLLPGTELLLSVLNFAVSLLMITLLFAAIYKVLPDRRMAWRDVLVGALVTAVLFVIGKSLIGWYLGSGAVTTSFGAASALMVLLVWVYYSAQIFLMGAEFTRAYAGLEGSRQDAPIPAKAQAPGTSRGAVSATPAAIAPEPLLPKTSTLWTVAGGALVAMAAVKQLRRGGTVVPALMRRFARQG